GTGTTTAGGAGGAGAAGGGATCTGTGCATGGGCTGCTGGTGGGATCAGGCCAGCTGAGCAGTATGTGGTTTGTCAAATCTTAGGAGGCTGTGAAGTTCTGGTCCTAGAAGATCACAGATGGAGCAACAGGACAAATATGATCTGAGCCTTCACATCCCTTGCAAAAATCTCAGAAACCATGGAAGGCCAGCTAGTGCAAGAGTGTTTAGGGTGTGCGGTTTTCCTGTCAAGCCAGCCTGGTTTGTGAAACAGCTGGGGACTTCACTGGCATAGTCAGGGATATGCACAAAGAATTGAGGTCAGGGGTGAGCTCCTGCAGGCATGGCTGTCACCTGAGAATCCAAAGACTTTAGCAAAGATATCAAAGATGTGTCCCACATATAACTAAGGAGGAGACCAAGAAGCCCGCAGAGCCCTCTAAGATTGGGGTAGAAAGGCCtactgggggacacctgggtccctcagtggttgaacgactgcctctggctcagggcatgatcctgaggtcccaggattgagttccatattgggctccccagagggagcctgtttctccttctgcttgtgtctctgcctctctctctgtttctcatgaataaataaataaaacctaaagaaagaaagagagagagaggagacggagagagagagagagagaaagaaaagaaagacagacagacaggcttACCTGGTTCCTCTCTCCAGAAGGATGCAGCAGGACCAAGAGACATGCACAACAGCAGTCTCATGGAAGCCTAGGAGCTCCTGGGCTGTGCAAATCCTGGTGCTTCAGGTCTGTATGTTCATTCTCAGCCAGCCTGGGGAGCCCAGCCTTACTCCCAAAGGCCCTGttctcacttttttccccccctttaaAACAGAAACTCTTATTTCTGTTGAGTCTAACAGATCCATGACTCTGATCCAGAGAGCATATGTGACTTGTCCTGGCCTTGGCTTTCAGCCTCCAGATCTTGGCCGTTGTTGTCTGTCCAGGCTGAGATAAACTGCAGACTGCGGGCCcttggcttgctttctttctttctttcctttctttcctttctttctttcctttctccttccttccttccttccttccttccttccttccttccttccttccttccttccttccttccttccttccttcttttctttcttttcttttcttttcttttcttttcttttcttttcttttcttttcttttcttttcttttcttttctttctttctttctttctttctttctttctttctttctttctttctttctttcctttctcttttcttttcttttcttttcttttcttttcttttcttttctttcttttcttttcttttcttttctttcttttggctttctTTAACATTGTATTAGTCTTCCTTAACTGGGGTGATTGGCCTCTCTTTGGAACCCCCCCTCCCATATTCACCATTGGGCTCTTTGCTTTCCCTTTGTGCCCTTGTCCAGGGGATCCTGTTGTCCTCTCCTGGGCAGCTCTCCTGGCTCACAGCTCTCTTGTTCTTTCCCCAGTGTGGTAATGGTAGATGAGGCTCATGAACGAACCCTACACACAGACATTCTCTTCGGGTTAATCAAGGATGTTGCTCGTTTCCGGCCTGAGCTGAAAGTCTTGGTGGCTTCAGCCACACTGGACACTGCCCGTTTCTCCACCTTCTTTGATGATGCTCCTGTCTTCCGAATCCCTGGACGCAGGTTTCCAGTTGACATCTTCTATACCAAGGTGCTCCCCTCAGGGAGGATGGGCTGAAGTGCGAGGCTGAAAAGCTTGGGCCTTTGGAGAAGGTAGTcccaaggagggaaggggaaatggaGAGTCTGAAGAAGAACTGGGATAAACTGATTATTGAGCTGGGAGAAGAGGAAGTTTCTTGAACAGATGGCCTTCCTGTgaccctctcctcctcacccccaggctCCAGAGGCTGACTACCTAGAAGCTTGTGTGGTGTCTGTGCTGCAGATCCATGTGACCCAGCCCCCTGGGGATATCCTGGTGTTCCTGACAGGACAGGTGTGAGACATGGGGCAAGGGACAATGAGGTGTGTATCCCAGGGGAAAACAGAGCTGGCAGGTGGGCCTTCTGTCACTCTGGGACCTGTACTGCTCTCCCCATCCCAAATCCAGGAGGAGATTGAGGCTGCCTGTGAGATGCTCCAAGATCGCTGCCGCCGCCTGGGCTCCAAAATCCGGGAGCTCTTGGTGTTACCCATTTATGCCAACCTGCCTTCTGACATGCAGGCCCGTATCTTCCAGCCCACACCCCCGGGGGCACGAAAGGTCAGTTGGAGACGCCCACATTCTTCACCCCTATAGTTCACACAAATAGTGAAAAAGAGGGTGTGTGCCTGCCCTATGCAGGCTATGTCCTGGGCACTGCTGCAGCTGCAAGGCTTAGTTGTAGTCAATCCCTagcctccagagctggagagagagggtgaattcagcaaatatttgatcCAGTTAGTAAGTATGTGGAGATGCAGAGGAGAAGGGAAGTCCTCAGGGTGCCAAAAGGTGGGATTTGATTTggatctttagggaaaaaaaggtagGTAATACCAGAGTAAGGCTTAAGGTATGTTTAAGTCAGAATGTAATCCAAAAGGCTGAGGGGAAGGTTCATGTGGTGAAAACAATTCTGGACTGAGATTAGGGAAGGCCTTTGATAGCAGTTGGAAGCATTTTGACTTTAGATGATTGGGTTTTGAGCAAAGACGTAACTTCCATCCAACAAATGTATAACAAGCTCCTGCCATGTGCCAGATACTCTTCTTGGGCATGAAGATACAGTGATGAACAGAACAAAGTCCCTAGCCTCACAGCCGACAGTCTAACTTAAATTAGGAGACAGTGGACGCGTAGATGCCTGATGCTGATTTGTGACCAATGCTGTGGAGAGATATAGCCCAACATGGGGGAAAAAGAGACTGACTCCAGGGAGGCTGGGAGTGAGCAATGTCAGGAAGGTAGTTTCCTTGGGGTATAGGGAAGGTGAAAGGGAAGCTGAGGCCTGAACCCagtgagggagggagccaggctgATAGCTGGGAAGGGAGTGTGTCCAGCAAAGGAAGGCACTCATGCAAAGGACCCGAGTGAGGAGTGTGCTCAGACCAGCCAGGGAGCAACTGTGCAGGAGTGGAACGACGGAGCCTGTAGTCCTTGGAGATGAGATCAGAAAGGTAGAGCACTTGGAGACTTAAGGGGCTTGGATATAATTCTCCAGTAGGATGGGAAGCCATCAACGGATGGTGTTAGTGATGTGAcaggtttacatttttaaaggacaatCTGGGTGCCAGAAGAATGCCAGGTAAGCAGGACTTGGAGTAGAGGCAGGGAGACACATGAGGAGGCTATTGAAGGAAGTCCTAGCTGAGGAAGATTGTGAAAGTGGTAGTGGGAAAGATGGAGGCAGGGACCTGGACTCCCTCTcccatctctaaaaaaaaaaatttaactcctCCCATTTCCTTTCCGCcttatgtctctttttttctttctttctttcttttttttttaagatttttatttttttaaatttatttattcatgagagacacaggcagagggagaagcaggctccatgcaggaagcccaatgtgggcctcgatcatgggtctccagggtcatgccctgggctgaaggcaggtgctaaaccgctgagccacccagggattcccttatgtctcttttcattccttctctccTTGACCCCTTCCTGGCCTTGTCCCTGTCTTCTGACATTAGGCAATAATCCTCTTTGCTCCTGTCCCTTATCTGTGCCTGCTTCTTTACTCAAGTCTTCAGGATTACTCTTTCTAGGGAACTTGGTGGGTGGGGTCTCCGGGTGACTACATCCTCTCACTCAGGTGGTTGTGGCAACAAACATCGCTGAGACGTCACTCACCATTGAAGGCATCATTTATGTGCTGGATCCAGGGTTCTGTAAGCAGAAGAGCTACAACCCTCGCACAGGCATGGAATCCCTCACTGTCACACCCTGCAGCAAGGTCAGCCTGCTTGTACTCTCAGCAGTGTCTCTGTGGGGAAGGTTCGAGACTCAGGAGGCTGTGGGGGGCCTCTTAGAGGACCGGAATAAGCAGCCTACGTCTTCTCAGGTTTCTTGCATAAATATTgcgcttcctttttctcctcaccAGTTGTCAGCCAGCctacctctcctttctttccaggCCTCAGCCAATCAACGAGCTGGTCGGGCGGGTCGGGTGGCTGCTGGGAAGTGCTTCCGCCTGTATACTGCCTGGGCCTACCAGCATGAGCTGGAGGAAACCACAGTGCCTGAGATCCAGAGGACCAGCCTGGGCAATGTTGTGTTGCTGCTCAAGAGCTTAGGTTATTGGGTTCGCCCAGtcctgagagagagggaggtggggctAGAGTCACAGATCCCTGCAGAGAATCTCTTCTACCCCTCATATCTTTCTTCAGGGATCCATGACCTAATGCACTTTGATTTCCTGGACCCTCCACCATATGAGACCCTGCTGCTGGCTTTGGAGCAGCTGTATGCTCTGGGAGCCCTCAACCACCTTGGGGAGCTCACCACGGTGAGGTGGGATGGCAGCATGGTCTGGGGCACGATGAAGCAGTTGGGGTGAGCTCTTGGGTGCTGGAGGGGCACCAGAGGGAGGACTGGCCTCaactctttttcctctccttagtCTGGTCGAAAGATGGCAGAGCTACCGGTGGATCCCATGCTATCTAAAATGATCTTGGCCTCTGAGAAGTAAGCACTGTGCTCCTACCCTACCCCATACCTGCCAGCCTGGCTAGGCCCCCAGCACCAGCACACGAACTGGCTGTGCCTCCTCCCATCTCTGGGCCATCTTTGTGACcttgctctttttcctttctctctctgctgtggtattctttaacaaataaattattagaaaacTCTTTTCTGCGCCTTTGGAGGCTCACAAGGGCAATAAGACATTTATCAAATGGGTAAGATTGACAAACAGAATTTGGGGGTGTAAATTGGTATGGAAGACTCAGCACCTGTGGGGAGAGCGCTGTGTGTGGACTGGTCTGGAGAGTCTCATTCCTGAGGTTTGGGGTTGTAACATTGAGATGTGGTTATGGAGGGACCACCTTTAAATGCCATTCCTCTGCCATGGTTGAGGTCAGAGGTCATTACATGAACTTGAAGTGCTGTCTTCCCTGACGCCCTTACTCCACACCTTCCTGCCGCAGAAGTCCTTCCTACCCTCAGAGGTCCCCagtgccctcctgcccccagttCCGTGGAGGGCCCTCCTCTGCCACTGTTACGTCTGCAGCCCACCTCCTCAACACCCCATGGCCAGCACCACCACCAAATCCATCCACTCTGACTTGTAGCCCTTACCCCACCCGGCAGTCTCCATGTGAAGACACATGTCCATAGAATGGTCGCTTACCCCACCCTGTGTACCTGTGTGTCTTCCTTTGAACCTTGTGCTTTGGTCTTCCTGCCCCAGGTATAGCTGTTCGGAAGAGATTCTGACAGTGGCTGCCATGCTGTCTGTTAATAACTCTATCTTCTACCGACCCAAGGACAAGGTAGTTCATGCTGACAACGCCCGTGTCAACTTTTTCCTCCCTGGTGGAGACCACCTGGTTCTGCTGAACGTCTATACTCAGGTCACTGGGCTTAGGTGATGGGACTGAGGGAGGCACAGGGGACTCTGGCTTTGCTATGTACTTAACCTCCCCCCTTTTTAACCATCTTCACAGTGGGCTGAGAGTGGCTACTCTTCTCAGTGGTGCTATGAGAACTTTGTACAGTTCAGATCAATGCGCCGAGCCCGGGATGTGCGAGAACAGCTGGAGGGGCTCTTGGAACGCGTAGAAGTTGGTCTCAGCTCTTGCCAGGGGGACTATATCCGTGTACGCAAGGTCAGCATTTCTTTAGTCTGCTGCTGTTCCTCCCACGCCCTCAATCTCCAGAGGGAGCTGCTCTGGGTGCCTGTAGCAGTCCCTCCAGCCTGAGGCTAGGCCTCTTCCTCTGGAGAGTGTGCTCTTCCGTGCTTTCTTCCCCAGACCACTGAAGGTGCCTTCTCAGTGGGTTCTTCATGCATTCCTTACCTTTCTAGTTCTCCGAGGGCCTGACCTAAAAAAGGTAGTGAGTGCTTAGGGTCCCCAGATGTGTGGCTTTTCCGGTTGACTTTCTCTCCTGTCTGCCCCTCAGGCCATCACAGCTGGTTACTTTTACCACACGGCCCGGTTGACTCGTAGTGGCTATCGCACAGTCAAACAGCAGCAGACAGTGTTCATTCACCCCAACTCCTCCCTCTTTGAGGAACAGCCACGCTGGTTACTCTACCATGAACTTGTCTTGACCACCAAGGAGTTCATGAGACAGGTGAGGGGACCTTCCTTTGCCCAGGAAAGTGAGGATGTGTGGGGAGGTAGGATACTAGCAAGATTCAATTTGCTGAGACTAGctgagaaacaggaaaacattaatttaagGTAGGATAAAATAGAAAGGCGTGGTTTCTGTCAGATGTGTCAGCATCTACTAAGATCCAAGAACTGCATACTCATTCAGGGAGTATTTGAATGCCTATTGTCTCAAGTGTTAAGGATACTGGGGTGAGAATGGTGAACAAAGCAGAAGTGGTCTCTGTCCTGAGTGTACTTTACAGTCTTTATGATTAGGTTTTTTAGGGATAGTTTATTGGGAATCCTGAAAGACTTGTAGAGGTGTGTCTGACCTTGAGGTATAGAGTATTAGAGCCTGGCACCTTTACCCTAGTCCTACAGTTGAAGGTAGAagaaactttttaagattttacttatttgagagagcgagcgagcacacagtggggaggggcagaaggagagggagaagcagactgtccgCTGAGCAGTCTGATGTGAGAcctgatcccagtaccctgggatcatgacctgagctggagacaGATGCTTATCTgaaccatgcaggtgccccagaagaAACTTTTTGATCACACATACATTACTGTGCAAGTTGGAAAAAGGTGAACcctactgatttttttctctcctcttgtaGGTATTGGAGATTGAAAGCAGTTGGCTTCTGGAGGTGGCTCCTCATTATTATAAAGCCAAGGAGCTAGAAGATCCCCATTCTAAGAAAATGCCCAAAAAAATAGGCAAGACACGGGAAGAGCTAGGATAAAGAGAAGGGGAGGCAAGCCGAACTCAACATcagctccttttccttctgtacGTTATTTAATATCTACTTTTGGAATAAAGCTTGGggtaacttttattatttttaaagattttatttgagagaattttttatcttaagtaggctccacgcccagcatggagcttgaactcacaaccctgagatcgactCATATGCTCTACTAAGCCAGCGAGGTGCCCTAAGCTTATGGGAACTTTTGAGATACAGAGAATGTGACACGGAAATTCTCATATATTCActtaagactttattatttacaaCTTAAATTACACAGCAGCTTTACACAGCATGAGATGGCAAAAAAGGAGAGCAAAAGAAGGGAGGAAGCTGGCTCCTGAGATTCTaggccacctccacctcctcctcttgtGCGTACATAGCAAAGTCTTCAGTGCTGCCTCCACTCCAGTTCCTGGATCAGGTCTTGGAACAGAGGTGTAAGTTGGGTTCTGGCTCTGACAGTCCcagagccaccagggctcccaCTAGCAGCTTCTTCACAGGCGTTGGGGCTGAGTGTGAAGGCATCAGCTGCAGGAACAAAGGTTAATGCCAGCTGATGGAATGTTCTGCCCCCTTCACACCATCCCTACCCAGCCAAAGGACTCACTTTGTCTAAGCGATGGCGACAAATGAGGCCGTTGGAATTCAGGTAGAAGGTGGAATAGGCATCATAGGTCCTGGTGTAAGGGAAAAAGAGAGTCTGACTGAGGGTTCCAAAGTTTAATTCAAGCATCTGTTTAAACCAGTACTTCCTAAATTTTGCTACATATTAGATCATCTGGAGAACTCGAATCCTGATGACCAGGCTGCACCCCATCCCACTCAAATCAGAATGTCTGGCACCAGTATTTTTTGAAGATCCTTAGATGACATCATCATGCTGcaaagtctgagaaccactggtttggGCTGAGCCTAACAATTTCCTGGGATTCTCTTCCATGCcagaaattttatgaaatactCACCTAAGGTTGTGAGGCTCAACTTATTAGACGGGATTCTtcattttttcagtaaatacttgAATGATTACTATGTGCCATATAACGTACACAAATAAACTGAGTCtagaggtttcctttttttttttttttttaaagattttatttattcataagagacacagagagagagagagagaggcagagacacaggcagagggagaaacaggctccatgcagggaacccgatgtgggactcgatcccaggtctccaggatcacatcctgggctgaaagcggcactacactgctgagccacctgggctacccccctttaaaaaaaaaaaaaaaaaaaaaattggtctagAGGTTTCCTAACACAAAGTCTTGATTTCTCCCATATTAAAgtatatgaaaacaaaatcccTGTCCTCAAAAGGCCGAAGTCAGGGTTGATCAAGGACTCTCTGGAAGACCAGACAGACCGGAGCCCTAAAGGTAATAAAATTAGGAAACTGGATCTTTTCTCACTTGTCTTACCGATAAAGCTCTTCCTTGTCCCGCTTGTAGAAACGCAAAAAGAGCAGGTGGATGGGCAGCCCCACAAGCCGCCAGCGGGCTTGCAGGGTCCAATTCTCTGGGTGGCGGGTCAGCTGCAGAACCTCCAACCGAAGCTGTGCAAAATAGTTCCAGGCTAGGAAGCGGCAGAGGGTCAGTGACAGAATGTACCACATCCGGCCCCTAGAAAGAGATGGGAAAGATTGCTCATGATGGCATAATCTGAAAACCAAACTGGCCTCTGGGGAATGGGAAACAGTTGTGAGAAGTGGCAGGACCTTCTCTGGTCAATGAAAAAGATCAAGTAGAAAACACAGGGTGCTTTTCCTCCCCGAGGCCCTACCAGTGCCTGGATTCTCACTTGGTACGGATGTTCAGGATCTCATTGATGAATTCCACATCTGATGAGTAGAGAGTATAGTCGTGGGAGTGAAGGAAGAGATTGGGAAGCTAGGTGGAAGAAGAAGGCATCAGCCCcagtaggaaagaaaagatgatgctacttctcagttttctctttttgatgctTCTTTACTCTCCTCTGAGTAAAAGGTCATCTCATCCCATGTTTAACTTCCCTTAAATCCAAACTGAAGAACATCTTTTCCTTAGGAAatgtttataacatatatatatatccttaccTCGTAATTCCAAGAAAACCCAGTTGACTAACACTCTATTTCCAAGTATTACCTACATCCCTTCTCAATGTGGATGAAGGCCACTTTCAAGCTGACTTACCTCTTGTCTGAGTCTCTCATACATGacagccaggtgctcctccatACTCGGATCTCCTGATGGAGTGGCAGGGGAAGGGCGAGCGGTCCCAGGGGCTTGGAAAGGTATCAAAGCCCCAGGACAGGGGCAGGGAGGTCCCTCAAATAGGCTCCTAAGCCCATCCAGGCAGCCACTATGCATTTCAGGTCCTggtccctcctccccctttcctgGAGGGAGAACCACCCATGGTGAGCTGAAAGCCTGGATCTGAGGGAGAGGTAGTGGGGGAGCTCCAGGAAGCAGCCAAATGGGAGAGAGTGGGGGCGGTAGAGACCAGACAAGAGAAGATGGAGAAGTTGTTGTGGAGTGGGGCCAGAGGGGTGGGAATGGTAAAGCCCGTGGAGACAGCTGGTcctaaggggaaaaataaaagggaaaaagataagAATCTAGCTGCCTGATGTCCCCCTCATCTAAACTCCCTTCATTGATGTGTTTCTAATCCCACCTGCTCCTCCTGACAAGAGATGAAATTAGAGGAAAATGGGATGAATTCATCTTCATCTCTACtgaaaacaggaggaaaagagTTTCCTATGACATAGGTTCAAGTAGTTCCCCAAAACGTTAGTAGACCTTTACATTGTTTAAGATCCCAACACTGTTTGGGGGCAGTTCCGATTCTCTTACAGAAAGAATCCTAATAcgtattttgaaaaatgaacaagCAACAGGCTTTAGTGTACTGTGGATGAAATCACGTAGCCTGTAACAACTTCAGCATGGAGTGTGCGATAGAGAAAAAACATCCAACTGTACGCAGGAGGCATTTCTCTGAGCTCCGATTCCACTGTGACATCTTGGGCACCCTCATGCCCTATGcttatctcttcttcttcttctttttttttttttttttgcttatctctTCTAAAACGAAGACGATGCAGCCATACTGAGTTATTACGAGGACTATACGACATGATAAACGTAGATAAAATTTCGTCGTCTATAAAGTGGTACGTACATGCAGGCTACGATCGTTTCGGGCCCCTCTAACGACACACACGCCTAGGAGACCGTTAGAGGCAGGGAAGGTTGGAAGTGCGATGCGCGGGAGGTCACCTACAGTCGGGCCTAGACGAGTCCTTGCTCCCTCAAGGGCCCCTGGGGGTCCCACTTCCGGGGAGGCTGGCCCGCACGCGCGCACCTGGGCGCCCGAGGGCAGCCAACGCGGGGGGCGTGGCCCCTGTGCCCGCCGGACCTCGGCGGGAGCGAATCTTCGGCCACCCCCAGGCCAGCCTTCCCGGGCGACGGCTATCCCAATGGAAGACTCGCGGCCCACTCGTCTGTCTGGTCCGGCCCTGAGAATTCCGGGGCGGCTCCGCGGTCAGGCTGCGAACCTCTCCGCCCCTTGTCCTTCAAGTCACCTCCGGGGCCAGGTAACCGCGGGAACGCGGGCGAAATGCAGTCGCGTCCCGCCGCCCAGACCCGGGAAAACCCACATCCCGTGCACCCCACGGCTGGCTGCGCAGCCTTCGGGTCCCCGCCAGCGACCCCGCGCCCCTCCCGCGCCGCCCAGCACAGGCGAAAAGCGGCAGCAGGACGCTGCTGCGCCTGCGCGGACGAGGCGCACGCTCCGCCCCCCGCGCCGGCTCTGAGGagggtcccctcccctcccctcccctccctctctgccctcaccTGGGGTCGAGCCTGGTAGGCACGGAGGCAGGGGCCGAGACGCCGGGCCGCCCCCCGGGTGGGCTGGTACATGATCTTCCGGGAGCGGAGACTGCGCCTCCGGTGTCCGGCCTCTGGCCTCCTCACAGGGTTGACCGCGCCCCGGAGCCGGCTTCTTGAAGGGGaagggggggtggaggggctgaAGGGAGGGAAACGGAGATGGTGCGCGCTTGCGCACTGCAGCGGGCTCCAGAGAGGCGGCGAGGTCCTCCGTCCGCAGTGAGTGCGCCTGCGCTCGCCGGCTGTGGCGGCTGCCTCACAGCGCTTGCGCAGTAGACCAACGTCCTGGCGCACACGGCCGCCTCGCTGGCGCCGCTCACGCACCAAGCTGGGGCCTAACGGACCGGAAGCGGGTACTCCGGGAAGCGAGTGACCGGATTGAAATCATGACAATACGCTTTTCCAGCAGCTCTcgtgataaaaataaatacttttattattctgttaaaaataaaataaaatacaaatgacttGGCATTGATTAGcccatggaaggaaggaaggaagttagaAGGAAAACATCCATTTGGAGGAACGGCTTGGGCTACCTCCTGTAGTGAAAATACTGACtttgaaggtgtgtgtgtgtgggggggcgggcTGTGGTCACCAAGGCCTGGTGCTGCGGCGGTCCTGCAAGTTTCGAATGAACCTGGCGTTGAGTATGTCCCCACCCATTGTCCAGGACTGGGTCTCTCGGGGAACAGGGTGCGTGGCTTCCTCCCCAGACCCAGCCTGGGACAAGCCCTGCTCCTGGCCGGCAGACCTAGTAGGCGGGAGGGAGATGAACAGTGGGTAATGGGGCTACTAGAGTAGCAGTGCAGAGGACTCTTCAAGGTCTGGTCCTGATGTAGAGTAGGGCTTAAGATGGACTGTGGGCTGAAACCATTAGTGCTAGGTACAAATTTGAAACCCCCTCAGATCGTGCTAAAGGTAAGCACGAACCCACGGGGAAAGAGGGTTTTAGGATGTTAGGTAGAACAATTTGTGGGAAGAGCTGGTGTTCAGTGGGGAAAGTAGCTGAGAGATGTCAGGAAAAGGAGTCAGAGATGGTGGGAGGCTGGCAGAGGAGGGGCTCGGACCTCACCTATTCTCTGTTTCCTGTTCCCCCTGCTTCGATTCCTGGTGGCCTATGGAAACACCAGGCATGTGCATGGGAAGGCTGGAGTAGGTAGTGAATGTGGCGTACCCTTTTTGAGCAGGAGGGAAGAATACTTACCTATATTGGGGGATGAGGAACTCAACCCCCCATGGCGGCTGTAGCAGCAGCTTTGGGCTACCAGCCCTGGGGGAGCCCCCCTGTAGAAACAATGGGAG
The Canis aureus isolate CA01 chromosome 7, VMU_Caureus_v.1.0, whole genome shotgun sequence genome window above contains:
- the C7H6orf136 gene encoding uncharacterized protein C6orf136 homolog isoform X2 translates to MYQPTRGAARRLGPCLRAYQARPQDQLSPRALPFPPLWPHSTTTSPSSLVWSLPPPLSPIWLLPGAPPLPLPQIQAFSSPWVVLPPGKGEEGPGPEMHSGCLDGLRSLFEGPPCPCPGALIPFQAPGTARPSPATPSGDPSMEEHLAVMYERLRQELPNLFLHSHDYTLYSSDVEFINEILNIRTKGRMWYILSLTLCRFLAWNYFAQLRLEVLQLTRHPENWTLQARWRLVGLPIHLLFLRFYKRDKEELYRGVAQVAQQCSAAFSPGCDPGDLGSSPTSGSLHGACFSLCLCLCLSLSLSVSLMNK
- the C7H6orf136 gene encoding uncharacterized protein C6orf136 homolog isoform X1; protein product: MYQPTRGAARRLGPCLRAYQARPQDQLSPRALPFPPLWPHSTTTSPSSLVWSLPPPLSPIWLLPGAPPLPLPQIQAFSSPWVVLPPGKGEEGPGPEMHSGCLDGLRSLFEGPPCPCPGALIPFQAPGTARPSPATPSGDPSMEEHLAVMYERLRQELPNLFLHSHDYTLYSSDVEFINEILNIRTKGRMWYILSLTLCRFLAWNYFAQLRLEVLQLTRHPENWTLQARWRLVGLPIHLLFLRFYKRDKEELYRTYDAYSTFYLNSNGLICRHRLDKLMPSHSAPTPVKKLLVGALVALGLSEPEPNLHLCSKT